The Macaca thibetana thibetana isolate TM-01 chromosome 19, ASM2454274v1, whole genome shotgun sequence genome has a segment encoding these proteins:
- the GIPC3 gene encoding PDZ domain-containing protein GIPC3 isoform X2: protein MEGAVAREAREAEAPRASAPPPAPSEPPAAPRARPRLVFRTQLAHGSPTGKIEGFTNVRELYAKIAEAFGIAPTEILFCTLNSHKVDMQKLLGGQIGLEDFIFAHVRGETKEVEVTKTEDALGLTITDNGAGYAFIKRIKEGSIINRIEAVCVGDSIEAINDHSIVGCRHYEVAKMLRELPKSQPFTLRLVQPKRAFDMIGQRSRSSKCPVEAKVTSGRETLRLRSGGAATVEEAPSEFEEEASQKVDDLLESYMGIRDPELGKGPGVHHGGDVQEDSERPGVCTLFRLRLGRVRLPRRICGGGVGRHQRGQGGLWLVCPGGAQHSPSLEPRPLPQPCSRTQPFSRIQPRSEAKLCARAQASSETKPSIENKPCSKTQASPETKPSSRTQMGSETKPSSRTQMGSETKPSSRTQMGSETEPSIETKPCSRTQATSEAKPSSRTQMGSETKLSSRTQMNSETEPSIETKPCSRAQASPEAKLSSRTQMGSETMCSSRTQMGSENEPSIETKPCSRTQASSETKPNPRTQMSSESKPSIETKPCSRTQATSEAKPSSRTQMGSETKLSSRTQMNSETKPSIETKSCSRALASSETKPSSRNQMSFETKPSSRTPISSETKPSIETKPCSRTQATSEAKPSSRTQVSSETKPSSRNQMSSETKPSSRTPISSETKPSIETKPCSRTQATSEAKPSSRTQASPETKPSSRTQISSETKPSIETKPCSRTQASPETKPSSRTPISSETKPSIETKPCSRTQATSEAKPSSRTQMRSETKPCSEAQASSEMKLISRIQLSPDNKPSSGTQTNFKTQTSLETNPSSRIQASLETKPCWKTRADSGTLDSSTMQPHLDTRSSSRTPVNFGTHVRFMKQPSSGTPASSGFRDSSQTKSYSRTQTSSETQVHTTAQSRSQAQLHPSTHPHPAAQSSASDDSSSETEPSSRTSPSATTRPNCRIQTSSGTPSILEARPSSSTQLGAKPHSPCRMQVSSRMQTNFKAWPSSRAQSSPGTALNSRTQLSSGAQAGSEIPASSKTQTVAETQPSSRIQLSSGVLPSPGTQAIAATELSSTAPSSSDSRPNSKTQRCPGARPASGTQFASKTLPGSRYQLQTTASESSGIQLDFGKQTSSGSQPSFGTQPSSGTQISSRIQASCGSQLSSGTQLITGAHPSFRTQTGSGNQLSSGTQARARIQLSLGAHLSSRTQSSPETGLSSAAQPSSGTQPSSGTQLSSGIPFGSETQTGSRIQPDSGARLSSRTQSSSETGLSSETQTGSRIQPSPGAHLSSGTQTVSGTQSSSRTHISSRIWLSPRNGLSPQTAGLDPRIQLEAPAATQPQPAGPPPRDPTPAPSKDPQPLPQPQEQVRGTQASLGPIPGLSLTSYPAPQPQVSSTPEKPAVSPKPQVGPQKSTPPTISVTLSPAPRGLLSSQLSESPALAPAPSPTLEEPEPHPYRGGS, encoded by the exons ATGGAGGGCGCAGTGGCCCGGGAGgcccgggaggccgaggcccCGCGCGCGTCTGCGCCTCCGCCCGCGCCCTCGGAGCCCCCGGCTGCGCCCCGCGCCCGCCCGCGCCTGGTCTTCCGCACGCAGCTGGCGCACGGGAGCCCCACGGGCAAGATCGAGGGCTTCACCAACGTCCGCGAGCTGTACGCCAAGATCGCCGAGGCCTTCGGGATCGCGCCCACCGAG ATTTTATTCTGCACCCTCAACAGCCACAAAGTGGACATGCAGAAGCTCCTAGGGGGCCAGATAGGCCTGGAGGATTTCATCTTTGCCCACGTGCGAGGCGagaccaaggaggtggaggtcactAAGACAGAGGACGCTCTGGGGTTGACCATCACGGACAACGGGGCCGGCTACGCCTTCATCAAG AGAATCAAGGAAGGCAGTATCATCAACCGGATCGAGGCAGTGTGCGTGGGTGACAGCATCGAAGCCATCAACGACCACTCCATTGTGGGCTGCCGCCACTACGAGGTGGCCAAGATGCTCCGGGAGCTGCCCAAGTCCCAGCCCTTCACCCTGCGCCTGGTGCAACCCAAGAGGGCCTTCG ATATGATTGGCCAGAGAAGTCGGTCCAGCAAATGTCCCGTAGAGGCGAAAGTGACCAGTGGGAGGGAGACCCTGCGGCTTCGTTCTGGGGGGGCTGCCACAGTGGAGGAGGCG CCCAGTGAGTTTGAGGAAGAGGCATCCCAGAAGGTTGATGACCTGCTGGAAAGCTACATGGGCATTCGGGACCCCGAGCTGGGTAAGGGGCCAGG CGTCCACCATGGTGGAGACGTCCAAGAAGACAGTGAGCGCCCAGGAGTTTGCACGCTGTTTAGACTCCGTCTTGGGCGAGTTCGCCTTCCCCGACGAATTTGTGGTGGAGGTGTGGGCCGCCATCAGCGAGGCCAGGGAGGCCTGTGGCTAGTCTGCCCTGGGGGAGCCCAGCACAGCCCCAGCCTGgagccccgccccctgccccagccctgctccaGAACCCAGCCCTTCTCTAGAATCCAGCCCAGATCTGAGGCCAAGCTTTGTGCTAGAGCCCAGGCCAGCTCTGAGACCAAGCCCAGCATTGAGAACAAGCCGTGTTCTAAAACTCAGGCCAGCCCTGAGACCAAGCCCAGCTCTAGAACCCAGATGGGCTCTGAGACCAAGCCCAGCTCTAGAACCCAGATGGGCTCTGAGACCAAGCCCAGCTCGAGAACCCAGATGGGCTCTGAGACTGAGCCCAGCATAGAGACCAAGCCCTGTTCTAGAACTCAGGCCACCTCTGAGGCCAAACCCAGCTCTAGAACCCAGATGGGCTCCGAGACTAAGCTCAGCTCTAGAACTCAGATGAACTCTGAGACCGAGCCCAGTATTGAGACCAAGCCCTGTTCTAGAGCCCAGGCCAGCCCTGAGGCCAAGCTCAGCTCTAGAACCCAGATGGGTTCTGAGACTATGTGCAGCTCTAGAACCCAGATGGGCTCTGAGAATGAGCCCAGCATTGAGACCAAGCCCTGTTCTAGAACTCAGGCCAGCTCTGAGACCAAGCCCAACCCTAGAACCCAGATGAGCTCTGAGTCCAAGCCCAGCATAGAGACCAAGCCCTGTTCTAGAACTCAGGCCACCTCTGAGGCCAAGCCCAGCTCTAGAACCCAGATGGGTTCTGAGACTAAGCTCAGCTCTAGAACTCAGATGAACTCTGAGACCAAGCCTAGTATTGAGACTAAGTCCTGTTCTAGAGCCCTGGCCAGCTCTGAGACCAAGCCCAGTTCTAGAAACCAGATGAGCTTTGAGACCAAGCCCAGCTCTAGAACCCCGATAAGTTCAGAGACCAAGCCCAGCATTGAGACCAAGCCCTGTTCTAGAACTCAGGCCACCTCTGAGGCCAAGCCCAGCTCTAGAACTCAGGTCAGCTCTGAGACCAAGCCCAGCTCTAGAAACCAGATGAGCTCTGAGACCAAGCCCAGCTCTAGAACCCCGATAAGTTCTGAGACCAAGCCCAGCATTGAGACCAAGCCCTGTTCTAGAACTCAGGCCACCTCTGAGGCCAAGCCCAGCTCTAGAACTCAGGCCAGCCCTGAGACCAAGCCCAGCTCTAGAACCCAGATAAGTTCTGAGACCAAGCCCAGCATTGAGACCAAGCCCTGTTCTAGAACTCAGGCCAGCCCTGAGACCAAGCCCAGCTCTAGAACCCCGATAAGCTCTGAGACCAAGCCCAGCATTGAGACCAAGCCCTGTTCTAGAACTCAGGCCACCTCTGAGGCCAAGCCCAGCTCTAGAACCCAGATGAGATCTGAGACCAAGCCCTGCTCTGAAGCCCAGGCCAGCTCTGAGATGAAGCTCATCTCTAGAATCCAGCTGAGCCCTGACAACAAGCCAAGCTCTGGAACCCAGACAAATTTTAAGACCCAGACCAGCTTGGAGACCAATCCCAGTTCCAGAATCCAGGCTAGTTTGGAGACCAAGCCCTGCTGGAAAACTCGAGCTGACTCTGGAACTCTGGACAGCTCCACAATGCAGCCACACCTGGACACTCGGTCTAGCTCCAGAACCCCAGTTAATTTTGGAACCCATGTGAGATTCATGAAGCAACCCAGCTCTGGAACTCCAGCCAGCTCAGGATTCAGAGACAGCTCCCAAACCAAATCCTATTCAAGAACTCAGACCAGCTCAGAAACCCAGGTCCACACAACTGCCCAGTCCAGATCCCAAGCCCAGTTGCATCCAAGTACCCATCCCCACCCTGCAGCCCAGTCCAGCGCCAGTGACGATTCCAGCTCTGAGACTGAGCCCAGCTCTAGAACCTCACCTAGTGCTACAACCAGGCCCAACTGCAGGATTCAGACCAGCTCTGGAACCCCATCCATCTTGGAAGCAAGGCCCAGCTCCAGCACACAGCTTGGTGCCAAGCCCCACTCTCCCTGCAGAATGCAGGTCAGCTCTAGAATGCAGACCAATTTCAAGGCCTGGCCAAGCTCCAGAGCTCAATCCAGCCCAGGCACTGCACTCAACTCTAGAACTCAGCTCAGTTCTGGAGCACAGGCTGGTTCTGAAATCCCAGCCAGCTCCAAAACACAGACAGTGGCTGAGACCCAGCCAAGTTCCAGAATCCAACTAAGCTCAGGAGTCCTACCTAGTCCTGGGACCCAGGCCATCGCAGCAACAGAGTTAAGCTCCACAGCCCCGTCTAGTTCTGACAGCAGGCCCAACTCCAAGACCCAGCGCTGCCCAGGAGCTCGACCAGCCTCTGGGACTCAATTCGCCTCTAAAACCCTGCCAGGTTCTAGGTACCAGCTCCAGACCACAGCCTCAGAGAGCTCTGGTATTCAACTAGACTTTGGGAAGCAGACCAGCTCTGGAAGTCAGCCTAGCTTTGGAACTCAGCCCAGCTCTGGGACCCAGATAAGCTCAAGAATTCAAGCCAGCTGTGGAAGTCAGCTTAGTTCTGGAACACAGCTGATTACTGGAGCCCATCCCAGCTTCAGAACTCAGACCGGTTCCGGAAACCAGCTCAGCTCTGGGACCCAGGCCCGTGCAAGAATTCAGCTCAGCCTCGGAGCTCATCTTAGCTCCAGAACCCAGTCCAGTCCTGAGACCGGGCTCAGCTCTGCGGCTCAGCCCAGCTCTggaacccagcccagctctgGAACCCAGCTCAGCTCTGGGATTCCGTTCGGCTCTGAAACCCAGACTGGCTCAAGAATTCAGCCCGACTCCGGAGCCCGCCTTAGCTCCAGAACCCAGTCCAGCTCTGAGACTGGGCTCAGCTCTGAAACCCAGACTGGCTCAAGAATTCAGCCCAGCCCTGGAGCCCACCTTAGTTCTGGAACCCAGACTGTTTCTGGAACCCAGTCCAGTTCCAGGACTCACATCAGTTCAAGAATCTGGCTGAGCCCTAGAAATGGGCTCTCCCCACAGACCGCTGGCCTTGACCCTAGAATCCAGCTTGAGGCCCCTGCCGCAACCCAACCTCAGCCCGCAGGCCCACCCCCCAGagaccccaccccagcccctagCAAAgacccccagcctctgcctcagccccaaGAGCAGGTACGTGGCACCCAGGCCAGCCTTGGCCCCATCCCAGGCTTATCCCTCACCTCCTACCCGGCCCCTCAGCCGCAGGTCTCCTCAACCCCCGAGAAGCCAGCCGTCTCTCCCAAGCCCCAGGTGGGACCCCAGAAATCCACCCCACCCACCATATCTGTCACTCTTAGTCCTGCCCCCAGAGGCCTCCTGAGTTCCCAGCTGTCTGAGTCCCCAGCTCTGGCGCCTGCCCCTTCCCCAACTCTGGAGGAGCCAGAGCCCCACCCTTACCGCGGGGGATCGTAG
- the GIPC3 gene encoding PDZ domain-containing protein GIPC3 isoform X1, with amino-acid sequence MEGAVAREAREAEAPRASAPPPAPSEPPAAPRARPRLVFRTQLAHGSPTGKIEGFTNVRELYAKIAEAFGIAPTEILFCTLNSHKVDMQKLLGGQIGLEDFIFAHVRGETKEVEVTKTEDALGLTITDNGAGYAFIKRIKEGSIINRIEAVCVGDSIEAINDHSIVGCRHYEVAKMLRELPKSQPFTLRLVQPKRAFDMIGQRSRSSKCPVEAKVTSGRETLRLRSGGAATVEEAPSEFEEEASQKVDDLLESYMGIRDPELASTMVETSKKTVSAQEFARCLDSVLGEFAFPDEFVVEVWAAISEAREACG; translated from the exons ATGGAGGGCGCAGTGGCCCGGGAGgcccgggaggccgaggcccCGCGCGCGTCTGCGCCTCCGCCCGCGCCCTCGGAGCCCCCGGCTGCGCCCCGCGCCCGCCCGCGCCTGGTCTTCCGCACGCAGCTGGCGCACGGGAGCCCCACGGGCAAGATCGAGGGCTTCACCAACGTCCGCGAGCTGTACGCCAAGATCGCCGAGGCCTTCGGGATCGCGCCCACCGAG ATTTTATTCTGCACCCTCAACAGCCACAAAGTGGACATGCAGAAGCTCCTAGGGGGCCAGATAGGCCTGGAGGATTTCATCTTTGCCCACGTGCGAGGCGagaccaaggaggtggaggtcactAAGACAGAGGACGCTCTGGGGTTGACCATCACGGACAACGGGGCCGGCTACGCCTTCATCAAG AGAATCAAGGAAGGCAGTATCATCAACCGGATCGAGGCAGTGTGCGTGGGTGACAGCATCGAAGCCATCAACGACCACTCCATTGTGGGCTGCCGCCACTACGAGGTGGCCAAGATGCTCCGGGAGCTGCCCAAGTCCCAGCCCTTCACCCTGCGCCTGGTGCAACCCAAGAGGGCCTTCG ATATGATTGGCCAGAGAAGTCGGTCCAGCAAATGTCCCGTAGAGGCGAAAGTGACCAGTGGGAGGGAGACCCTGCGGCTTCGTTCTGGGGGGGCTGCCACAGTGGAGGAGGCG CCCAGTGAGTTTGAGGAAGAGGCATCCCAGAAGGTTGATGACCTGCTGGAAAGCTACATGGGCATTCGGGACCCCGAGCTGG CGTCCACCATGGTGGAGACGTCCAAGAAGACAGTGAGCGCCCAGGAGTTTGCACGCTGTTTAGACTCCGTCTTGGGCGAGTTCGCCTTCCCCGACGAATTTGTGGTGGAGGTGTGGGCCGCCATCAGCGAGGCCAGGGAGGCCTGTGGCTAG
- the LOC126942852 gene encoding uncharacterized protein LOC126942852, translated as MQRRSCGRGPAPPHPVDERLGVHPLGPGPILHLGGSSPPKIKFLQHPFSFQSPQTPEPRKSTRCALHPEEPHSRRCPSSEDSHTLYWLSTGSPGHPRDAGQTKPTPSTQQDPPNYSL; from the coding sequence ATGCAGAGGAGAAGCTGTGGGCGcggccctgccccaccccaccccgtgGACGAGAGGCTGGGGGTCCACCCTTTGGGGCCTGGTCCCATCTTGCACCTTGGGGGCTCCAGCCCCcctaaaattaaatttctgcAGCATCCCTTTAGCTTTCAGTCTCCCCAGACCCCTGAACCCAGAAAAAGCACTCGCTGTGCGCTACACCCAGAAGAACCGCACAGCCGCAGGTGCCCCTCCTCGGAGGACAGCCACACGCTATACTGGCTCTCCACTGGCTCTCCAGGCCACCCCCGGGACGCAGGGCAGACGAAACCCACCCCTAGCACACAGCAGGACCCCCCAAATTACTCACTATAG
- the HMG20B gene encoding SWI/SNF-related matrix-associated actin-dependent regulator of chromatin subfamily E member 1-related, with protein MSHGPKQPGTAAAPAGGKAPGQHGGFVVAVKQERGEGPRAGEKGSHEEEPVKKRGWPKGKKRKKILPNGPKAPVTGYVRFLNERREQIRTRHPDLPFPEITKMLGAEWSKLQPTEKQRYLDEAEREKQQYMKELRAYQQSEAYKMCTEKIQEKKIKKEDSGSGLMNTLLNGHKGGDCDGFSTFDVPIFTEEFLDQNKAREAELRRLRKMNVAFEEQNAVLQRHTQSMSSARERLEQELALEERRTLALQQQLQAVRQALTASFASLPVPGTGETPTLGTLDFYMARLHGAIERDPAQHEKLIVRIKEILAQVASEHL; from the exons ATGTCCCACGGCCCCAAGCAGCCCGGCACGGCCGCCGC GCCGGCGGGCGGCAAGGCTCCGGGCCAGCATGGGGGCTTCGTGGTGGCTGTCAAGCAAGAGCGCGGCGAGGGTCCACGCGCCGGCGAGAAGGGGTCCCACGAGGAGGAG CCGGTGAAGAAACGCGGCTGGCCCAAGGGCAAGAAGCGGAAGAAGATTCTGCCGAATGGGCCCAAGGCACCGGTCACAGGCTACGTGCGCTTCCTGAACGAGCGGCGCGAGCAGATCCGCACGCGCCACCCGGATCTGCCCTTTCCCGAGATCACCAAGATGTTGGGCGCCGAGTGGAGCAAGCTGCAGCCAACGGAGAAGCAG CGGTACCTGGATGAGGCcgagagagagaagcagcagtACATGAAGGAGCTGCGGGCCTACCAGCAGTCGGAAGCCTATAAGATGTGCACGGAGAAGATCCAGGAGAAGAAGATCAAGAAAG AAGACTCAGGCTCTGGGCTCATGAACACCCTCCTGAATGGACACAAG GGTGGGGACTGCGATGGCTTCTCCACCTTCGATGTTCCCATCTTCACTGAAGAGTTCTTGGACCAAAACAAAG CGCGCGAGGCGGAGCTTCGGCGTTTGCGGAAGATGAACGTGGCCTTCGAGGAGCAGAACGCGGTGCTGCAGAGGCACACGCAGAGCATGAGCAGCGCGCGCGAGCGTCTGGAGCAGGAGCTGGCGCTGGAGGAGCGGAGGACGCTGGCGCTGCAGCAGCAGCTCCAGGCCGTGCGCCAGGCGCTCACCGCCAGCTTCGCCTCACTGCCGGTGCCGG GCACGGGCGAAACGCCCACGCTGGGAACTCTGGACTTCTACATGGCCCGGCTGCACGGAGCTATCGAGCGCGACCCTGCGCAGCACGAGAAGCTCATCGTCCGCATCAAGGAAATCCTGGCCCAGGTCGCCAG CGAGCACCTGTGA